The following coding sequences lie in one Anomalospiza imberbis isolate Cuckoo-Finch-1a 21T00152 chromosome 17, ASM3175350v1, whole genome shotgun sequence genomic window:
- the PCK1 gene encoding phosphoenolpyruvate carboxykinase, cytosolic [GTP] isoform X1 has product MPPQLKADMNVMPKVVQGDWESLSPEAKDFIETSAKLCQPECIHICDGSEEENRKILDIMVEQGMIKKLNKYENCWLALTDPRDVARIESKTVIITQEQRDTIPIPKTGTSQLGRWMSEEDFEKAFNTRFPGCMQGRTMYVIPFSMGPIGSPLSKIGIELTDSPYVVASMRIMTRIGTDVLKALGNGEFVKCLHSVGCPLPLKEPLINNWPCNPELTLIAHLPDRREIISFGSGYGGNSLLGKKCFALRIASRLAKEEGWLAEHMLILGITNPEGKKKYFAAAFPSACGKTNLAMMNPSLPGWKIECVGDDIAWMKFDEQGNLRAINPENGFFGVAPGTSVKTNPNAIKTIFKNTIFTNVAETSDGGVYWEGIDEPLPAGVTVTSWKNKDWTPDNGEPCAHPNSRFCSPAKQCPIMDPAWESPEGVPIEGIIFGGRRPAGVPLVYEAFNWKHGVFVGAAMRSEATAAAEHKGKIIMHDPFAMRPFFGYNFGKYLAHWLSMAHRPAAKLPRIFHVNWFRKDSQGKFLWPGFGENSRVLEWMFNRIEGKASAKPTAIGYIPNDAALNLKGLEDVNLTELFDISKEFWEKEVEEIKQYFEVQVNADLPYEIERELLALEMRIKQL; this is encoded by the exons ATGCCCCCACAGCTGAAAGCTGACATGAACGTCATGCCCAAGGTTGTCCAGGGGGATTGGGAGAGTCTGTCTCCAGAAGCGAAGGATTTCATCGAGACCAgtgccaagctgtgccagcctgagTGCATTCACATCTGTGATGGCTCAGaagaagagaacagaaaaattcTGGACATCATGGTAGAACAAGGCATGATCAAGAAGCTGAACAAGTATGAGAACTG CTGGCTGGCTCTCACTGATCCAAGAGATGTGGCAAGAATTGAGAGCAAAACTGTCATCATCACTCAAGAGCAGAGAGATACCATTCCGATCCCTAAAACTGGAACAAGCCAACTGGGGCGCTGGATGTCTGAGGAAGATTTTGAGAAAGCCTTCAACACCAGGTTCCCAGGCTGCATGCAAG GACGTACGATGTATGTCATCCCCTTCAGCATGGGGCCTATTGGGTCACCTTTGTCCAAGATTGGGATCGAGCTGACGGATTCACCCTACGTAGTGGCCAGCATGAGGATCATGACACGGATAGGAACAGATGTTTTGAAAGCCCTGGGCAATGGGGAGTTTGTAAAATGCCTTCACTCAGTTGGATGTCCTCTGCCGCTAAAAG AGCCATTAATCAACAACTGGCCGTGCAACCCGGAGCTGACGCTGATTGCTCATCTCCCGGATCGCAGGGAGATCATTTCCTTTGGCAGCGGCTACGGAGGAAACTCCTTGCTGGGGAAGAAATGCTTTGCTCTCCGGATTGCCAGCAGACTGGCCAAGGAGGAGGGCTGGCTCGCAGAGCACATGCTG ATCCTGGGAATTACCAATCCAGAAGGTAAAAAGAAGTACTTTGCTGCAGCATTCCCTAGTGCATGTGGAAAAACTAACTTGGCTATGATGAATCCAAGCCTGCCAGGATGGAAAATTGAGTGTGTGGGTGACGATATTGCCTGGATGAAATTCGATGAACAAG GCAACTTAAGGGCAATCAATCctgaaaatggcttttttgGCGTCGCCCCTGGAACCTCAGTCAAAACAAACCCCAACGCCATTAAAACCATATTCAAGAACACCATCTTTACCAACGTGGCAGAAACCAGTGATGGAGGGGTTTACTGGGAAGGCATTGATGAGCCCCTGCCAGCTGGAGTGACAGTGACCTCGTGGAAGAACAAGGATTGGACCCCAGACAACG GAGAACCTTGTGCTCACCCCAACTCCAGGTTCTGCTCCCCAGCCAAGCAGTGCCCCATCATGGATCCTGCGTGGGAATCACCCGAAGGCGTTCCCATCGAAGGCATCATTTTTGGAGGCCGCAGACCAGCTG GTGTCCCTCTTGTATATGAGGCTTTTAACTGGAAGCATGGAGTATTTGTAGGAGCAGCCATGAGATCTGAAgcaacagcagctgctgagcacaAAG GCAAAATCATTATGCATGATCCATTTGCCATGAGGCCTTTCTTTGGCTACAACTTTGGCAAATACTTGGCCCACTGGCTGAGCATGGCCCATCGTCCAGCTGCAAAACTACCCAGGATCTTTCACGTTAATTGGTTCCGGAAAGACAGCCAAGGGAAATTCCTGTGGCCTGGCTTCGGAGAGAATTCCCGTGTGCTGGAGTGGATGTTCAACAGAATTGAAGGGAAAGCCTCTGCCAAACCAACTGCCATAGGTTACATCCCCAATGATGCTGCTTTGAACTTGAAGGGTTTAGAAGATGTCAACCTGACCGAACTGTTTGATATCTCTAAAGAGTTCTGGGAAAAGGAGGTAGAAGAAATCAAGCAATACTTTGAAGTGCAAGTTAATGCTGACCTTCCCTATGAAATAGAAAGGGAATTGCTTGCCTTAGAGATGAGGATAAAACAGCTGTGA
- the PCK1 gene encoding phosphoenolpyruvate carboxykinase, cytosolic [GTP] isoform X2, with the protein MPPQLKADMNVMPKVVQGDWESLSPEAKDFIETSAKLCQPECIHICDGSEEENRKILDIMVEQGMIKKLNKYENCWLALTDPRDVARIESKTVIITQEQRDTIPIPKTGTSQLGRWMSEEDFEKAFNTRFPGCMQGRTMYVIPFSMGPIGSPLSKIGIELTDSPYVVASMRIMTRIGTDVLKALGNGEFVKCLHSVGCPLPLKEPLINNWPCNPELTLIAHLPDRREIISFGSGYGGNSLLGKKCFALRIASRLAKEEGWLAEHMLILGITNPEGKKKYFAAAFPSACGKTNLAMMNPSLPGWKIECVGDDIAWMKFDEQGNLRAINPENGFFGVAPGTSVKTNPNAIKTIFKNTIFTNVAETSDGGVYWEGIDEPLPAGVTVTSWKNKDWTPDNGEPCAHPNSRFCSPAKQCPIMDPAWESPEGVPIEGIIFGGRRPAGVPLVYEAFNWKHGVFVGAAMRSEATAAAEHKGKVITALFLTTFVF; encoded by the exons ATGCCCCCACAGCTGAAAGCTGACATGAACGTCATGCCCAAGGTTGTCCAGGGGGATTGGGAGAGTCTGTCTCCAGAAGCGAAGGATTTCATCGAGACCAgtgccaagctgtgccagcctgagTGCATTCACATCTGTGATGGCTCAGaagaagagaacagaaaaattcTGGACATCATGGTAGAACAAGGCATGATCAAGAAGCTGAACAAGTATGAGAACTG CTGGCTGGCTCTCACTGATCCAAGAGATGTGGCAAGAATTGAGAGCAAAACTGTCATCATCACTCAAGAGCAGAGAGATACCATTCCGATCCCTAAAACTGGAACAAGCCAACTGGGGCGCTGGATGTCTGAGGAAGATTTTGAGAAAGCCTTCAACACCAGGTTCCCAGGCTGCATGCAAG GACGTACGATGTATGTCATCCCCTTCAGCATGGGGCCTATTGGGTCACCTTTGTCCAAGATTGGGATCGAGCTGACGGATTCACCCTACGTAGTGGCCAGCATGAGGATCATGACACGGATAGGAACAGATGTTTTGAAAGCCCTGGGCAATGGGGAGTTTGTAAAATGCCTTCACTCAGTTGGATGTCCTCTGCCGCTAAAAG AGCCATTAATCAACAACTGGCCGTGCAACCCGGAGCTGACGCTGATTGCTCATCTCCCGGATCGCAGGGAGATCATTTCCTTTGGCAGCGGCTACGGAGGAAACTCCTTGCTGGGGAAGAAATGCTTTGCTCTCCGGATTGCCAGCAGACTGGCCAAGGAGGAGGGCTGGCTCGCAGAGCACATGCTG ATCCTGGGAATTACCAATCCAGAAGGTAAAAAGAAGTACTTTGCTGCAGCATTCCCTAGTGCATGTGGAAAAACTAACTTGGCTATGATGAATCCAAGCCTGCCAGGATGGAAAATTGAGTGTGTGGGTGACGATATTGCCTGGATGAAATTCGATGAACAAG GCAACTTAAGGGCAATCAATCctgaaaatggcttttttgGCGTCGCCCCTGGAACCTCAGTCAAAACAAACCCCAACGCCATTAAAACCATATTCAAGAACACCATCTTTACCAACGTGGCAGAAACCAGTGATGGAGGGGTTTACTGGGAAGGCATTGATGAGCCCCTGCCAGCTGGAGTGACAGTGACCTCGTGGAAGAACAAGGATTGGACCCCAGACAACG GAGAACCTTGTGCTCACCCCAACTCCAGGTTCTGCTCCCCAGCCAAGCAGTGCCCCATCATGGATCCTGCGTGGGAATCACCCGAAGGCGTTCCCATCGAAGGCATCATTTTTGGAGGCCGCAGACCAGCTG GTGTCCCTCTTGTATATGAGGCTTTTAACTGGAAGCATGGAGTATTTGTAGGAGCAGCCATGAGATCTGAAgcaacagcagctgctgagcacaAAG